A stretch of Brassica napus cultivar Da-Ae chromosome C6, Da-Ae, whole genome shotgun sequence DNA encodes these proteins:
- the LOC106376664 gene encoding pentatricopeptide repeat-containing protein At1g80270, mitochondrial gives MFALSKVLRRSQRLRLGACTNAVYSKQEIPSGERSFFALQSHSFVHDQQLEPLPRVHHMSSMSKRLLSSSAGTKSDQEEDDDLEDGFSELENSKSGQESTTSSSDESDVDEGKLSADEEEELELDLTETDDSRKTLEKKQSELFKAIVSAGGLSVGSALDKWVEEEGNEISRTDVAKAMLQLRRRRMYGRALQMSEWLEANKKIEMNERDYASRLDLIVKTRGLEKGEAYVDKIPKSFRGEVMYRTLLANCVVACNVKKSELVFNRMKDLGFPRSGFTCDQMLLLYKRVDRKKISDVLLLMEKENVKPSLLTYKILIDVKGSSNDIKGMEQVVETMKDEGVEPDFNTQAIIARHYSVAGLKEKAESVLKEMEGESLEANRRAFKDLLSIYASLGREDEVRRVWKICESKPRFEESLSAIQAFGKLDKVQEAEEIFEKVIKMDRRVSSNTFSVLLRVYVDHKMLSKGKDLVKRMAESGCRIEASTWDALIRLYVEAGEVEKADSLLSKASKQSHTKLMMSSFMYIMDEYAKRGDVHNTEKIFQKMREVGYTSRLRQFQALMQGYSNAKAPAYGMRDRMKADNIFPNKAMAAQLAQGDPFKKTAISDILD, from the exons ATGTTCGCCCTTTCCAAGGTTTTGCGGAG ATCCCAGAGACTCCGACTTGGTGCTTGTACTAATGCTGTTTATTCAAAACAAGAGATACCATCCGGAGAAAGAAGCTTCTTCGCTCTTCAATCCCATTCCTTTGTTCATGATCAACAACTTGAACCCCTTCCAAGAGTTCACCACATGTCTTCTATGAGTAAACGTCTTCTCTCCTCGAGTGCCGGCACTAAAAGTGATCAAGAGGAAGATGACGACCTCGAAGACGGTTTCTCCGAACTTGAAAATTCCAAATCAGGCCAAGAGTCCACTACTAGTAGTAGTGATGAGAGTGACGTTGATGAGGGGAAGCTCTCtgctgatgaagaagaagagctgGAGCTAGACCTCACTGAAACCGATGATAGTAGAAAGACTTTAGAAAAGAAGCAATCCGAGCTTTTCAAGGCCATTGTCTCTGCAGGGGGTCTCTCTGTAGGCAGTGCGCTTGATAAATGGgtggaagaagaaggaaatgagATCAGCCGCACTGACGTTGCTAAAGCCATGCTCCAGCTACGTAGGCGTCGCATGTACGGAAGAGCCTTACAG ATGTCAGAGTGGTTGGAGGCAAATAAGAAGATCGAAATGAACGAGAGAGACTACGCTTCTCGGTTAGATCTGATTGTTAAAACGCGTGGCTTGGAGAAGGGAGAAGCTTACGTGGACAAGATCCCCAAATCCTTCAGAGGGGAAGTGATGTACCGCACCCTCCTGGCGAACTGTGTGGTTGCTTGCAACGTCAAGAAGTCTGAGCTTGTCTTCAACAGAATGAAGGACTTGGGATTCCCTCGCTCTGGCTTCACTTGCGATCAGATGCTTCTCCTCTACAAGAGAGTCGACAGAAAGAAGATCTCTGACGTGCTTCTCCTCATGGAGAAAGAGAACGTGAAGCCGAGTCTCCTCACTTACAAAATCTTGATTGACGTCAAAGGGTCGTCTAACGACATAAAGGGGATGGAGCAGGTTGTGGAGACGATGAAAGACGAAGGCGTTGAGCCTGACTTCAACACGCAAGCTATCATCGCTAGGCACTACTCGGTAGCTGGGCTTAAGGAGAAAGCAGAGAGTGTTTTGAAAGAGATGGAAGGGGAAAGCTTAGAGGCGAACCGCAGAGCGTTCAAAGATTTGCTATCCATCTACGCCTCTCTCGGGAGAGAAGACGAGGTGAGGAGAGTGTGGAAGATCTGCGAATCGAAGCCTCGCTTTGAGGAGTCTCTTTCTGCGATCCAAGCTTTTGGGAAGCTCGATAAGGTGCAAGAGGCAGAGGAGATTTTCGAGAAGGTTATCAAGATGGACAGAAGGGTTTCTTCAAACactttctctgttctcctgagGGTGTACGTGGATCACAAGATGCTCTCAAAGGGGAAGGATCTGGTCAAGCGAATGGCGGAGAGCGGTTGCAGGATCGAGGCGTCTACATGGGATGCGCTCATCAGGCTATACGTGGAAGCAGGGGAAGTTGAGAAGGCTGATTCTCTGCTGAGCAAGGCGTCGAAACAGAGCCATACGAAGCTGATGATGAGCTCGTTCATGTACATCATGGACGAGTACGCGAAACGGGGAGATGTTCATAACACGGAGAAGATATTCCAGAAGATGAGGGAGGTTGGGTATACATCTCGGCTTAGGCAGTTCCAGGCACTCATGCAGGGTTACTCGAACGCTAAAGCTCCTGCGTATGGGATGAGAGATAGAATGAAGGCTGATAATATCTTTCCGAACAAGGCTATGGCTGCACAGTTGGCTCAAGGTGATCCGTTTAAGAAGACAGCTATCTCTGATATTCTGGATTGA
- the LOC106376662 gene encoding ADP,ATP carrier protein 1, chloroplastic, protein MEAAIQTRGILSLPAKPIGARRSLLHPSHGLKHRLFSSKPRTPPALSLSFKKAQSFDPKISISHKERTTEFICKAEADGGALLNEGDTAAIVPSPKIFGVEVTTLKKIIPLGLMFFCILFNYTILRDTKDVLVVTAKGSSAEIIPFLKTWVNLPMAIGFMLLYTKLSNVLSKKALFYTVIIPFIIYFGAFGFVMYPLSNYIHPDALADKLLAALGPRFMGPLAILRIWSFCLFYVMAELWGSVVISVLFWGFANQITTVDEAKKFYPLFGLGANVALIFSGRTVKYFSNLRKNLGPGVDGWAVSLKAMMSIVVGMGLAICFLYWWVNRYVPLPTRSLKKKNKPKMGTMESLKFLVSSPYIRDLATLVVAYGISINLVEVTWKSKLKAQFPSPNEYSAFMGDFSTCTGIATFTMMLLSQYVFDKYGWGVAAKITPTVLLLTGVAFFSLILFGGPFAPLVAKLGMTPLLAAVYVGALQNIFSKSAKYSLFDPCKEMAYIPLDEDTKVKGKAAIDVVCNPLGKSGGALIQQFMILSFGSLANSTPYLGMILLVIVTAWLAAAKSLEGQFNALRSEEELEKEMERASSVKIPVVSQEEGGNGSLGESTSSWPEKSAPTNI, encoded by the exons atggaagcGGCGATACAAACCAGAGGAATCCTCTCCTTACCCGCCAAACCCATCGGAGCGAGAAGAAGCCTTCTCCACCCATCCCACGGCTTAAAGCATAGACTTTTCTCCTCCAAGCCAAGAACTCCACCCGCCTTGTCTCTCTCCTTCAAGAAAGCTCAATCCTTTGACCCAAAGATTTCCATTTCCCACAAGGAGAGAACCACCGAGTTCATATGCAAGGCGGAGGCAGACGGAGGAGCTCTGCTCAACGAAGGCGACACGGCAGCGATTGTACCATCACCAAAGATCTTCGGCGTGGAGGTCACAACGTTGAAAAAGATTATACCTTTAGGTTTAATGTTCTTTTGCATTCTATTCAACTACACGATCCTGAGGGACACGAAGGACGTCTTGGTCGTAACGGCTAAAGGAAGTTCGGCAGAGATTATACCTTTCTTGAAGACGTGGGTCAATCTCCCTATGGCTATTGGGTTCATGCTCCTCTACACCAAGCTCTCCAATGTTCTCTCCAAGAAGGCTCTCTTTTACACCGTTATTATCCCTTTCATCATCTACTTTGGGGCCTTTGGTTTCGTTATGTACCCTCTCAGCAACTATATTCACCCGGATGCTCTTGCTGATAAGCTCCTTGCTGCTCTCGGTCCAAGGTTCATGGGTCCTCTTGCTATCTTGAGGATTTGGAGTTTCTGTTTGTTTTATGTCATGGCTGAGCTTTGGGGTAGTGTGGTTATTTCAGTTCTCTTCTGGGGCTTTGCTAATCAG ATCACAACTGTGGATGAAGCCAAGAAATTCTATCCCTTGTTCGGACTTGGAGCCAATGTTGCGCTGATTTTCTCCGGAAGAACGGTGAAATACTTTTCTAACTTGAGAAAGAATCTTGGTCCTGGAGTTGATGGCTGGGCAGTTTCATTGAAAGCCATGATGAGCATTGTGGTGGGAATGGGGCTTGCCATCTGTTTCCTCTATTGGTGGGTTAATAGATACGTTCCTCTTCCAACTCGTAGCCTGAAGAAGAAG AACAAACCAAAGATGGGAACGATGGAGAGCTTGAAGTTCTTGGTGTCATCACCATACATTAGGGATCTTGCTACTTTAGTGGTAGCGTATGGTATTAGTATCAACCTTGTGGAAGTCACATGGAAATCAAAGCTTAAAGCTCAG TTTCCTAGCCCGAACGAGTACTCGGCGTTTATGGGTGACTTCTCAACCTGCACTGGTATTGCAACATTCACAATGATGCTTCTCAGTCAATACGTATTTGATAAGTATGGTTGGGGAGTAGCTGCAAAGATCACCCCAACTGTTCTCTTATTGACTGGCGTTGCCTTCTTCTCTCTGATACTGTTTGGTGGCCCATTCGCACCACTTGTTGCCAAGCTTGGTATGACTCCGCTGCTTGCAGCTGTTTATGTTGGTGCTCTCCAGAATATCTTCAGCAAGAGTGCCAAGTACAGCTTGTTCGATCCTTGTAAAGAAATGGCTTACATCCCCTTGGATGAGGATACCAAG GTTAAAGGGAAAGCTGCAATTGATGTGGTTTGCAACCCGTTAGGGAAATCAGGGGGTGCTCTAATACAGCAGTTCATGATCTTATCCTTTGGATCACTAGCCAATTCAACACCATACCTAGGAATGATACTGTTGGTCATTGTCACTGCATGGTTAGCTGCAGCTAAGTCACTGGAGGGACAGTTCAATGCCTTGAGGTCTGAAGAAGAGCTGGAGAAGGAAATGGAGAGAGCTTCATCGGTGAAGATACCTGTTGTGTCTCAAGAGGAAGGTGGAAACGGTTCCCTTGGAGAATCTACAAGCAGTTGGCCTGAGAAATCAGCTCCCACCAACATATAA
- the LOC106376663 gene encoding katanin p60 ATPase-containing subunit A1 — MVGTSSNNSLAGLQDHLKLAREYALEGSYDTSVIFFDGAIAQINKHLNSLDDATSRTKWMNVKKAVMEETEVVKQLDAERRAFKEAPTGRSRPSSPPINSTKSSSFVFQPLDEYPNSSSSSGAPIDDPDVWRPPTRDVASRRPARAGQSGMRKSPNDGAWARGGPTTRAAPASRGGRGGKSAAASARSSAVGKKGAASKSPKPESTNGDGEDGKSKRGLYEGPDEDLAAMLERDVLDSTPGVHWDDVAGLSEAKRLLEEAVVLPLWMPEYFQGIRRPWKGVLMFGPPGTGKTLLAKAVATECGTTFFNVSSATLASKWRGESERMVRCLFDLARAYAPSTIFIDEIDSLCNSRGGSGEHESSRRVKSELLVQVDGVSNTATNEDGSRKIVMVLAATNFPWDIDEALRRRLEKRIYIPLPDLESRKALININLRTVEVASDVNIEDVARRTEGYSGDDLTNVCRDASMNGMRRKIAGKTRDEIKNMSKDDISNDPVAMCDFEEAIRKVQPSVSSSDIEKHEKWLSEFGSA; from the exons ATGGTGGGTACTAGTAGCAATAACTCGTTGGCTGGTCTACAAGATCACTTGAAATTAGCGAGAGAATACGCACTAGAAGGCTCCTACGACACCTCAGTCATCTTCTTCGATGGCGCCATTGCTCAGATCAACAA GCATTTAAACAGCCTTGACGATGCCACGTCACGCACGAAATGGATGAACGTCAAGAAGGCAGTAATGGAAGAGACCGAAGTTGTGAAGCAGTTGGATGCAGAGAGGAGAGCGTTTAAAGAAGCTCCCACTGGTCGTAGCCGTCCTTCTTCTCCTCCTatcaatagtaccaagtcctcCTCCTTTGTCTTTCAGCCCTTGGATGAGTATCCTAATTCCTCATCATCCTCCGGTGCTCCAATCGATGATCCTGATGTCTGGAGGCCTCCTACTCGTGACGTCGCTAGCCGAAGACCCGCCAGGGCTGGCCAAAGCGGTATGAGAAAGTCACCAAACGATGGGGCTTGGGCTCGTGGCGGCCCAACAACGCGGGCGGCTCCGGCTTCCCGTGGTGGGAGAGGCGGTAAGTCTGCTGCTGCAAGTGCACGCTCTTCCGCTGTGGGAAAGAAAGGAGCTGCCTCCAAATCTCCCAAGCCTGAGTCTACT AATGGTGATGGTGAAGATGGGAAGTCAAAAAGGGGATTGTATGAAGGGCCTGATGAGGATCTGGCTGCTATGCTTGAAAGGGATGTGTTGGACTCAACTCCTGGTGTCCATTGGGATGATGTTGCAGGTTTGTCTGAAGCCAAAAGGCTGCTTGAGGAAGCGGTTGTTCTTCCTTTATGGATGCCTGAATACTTCCAG GGTATTAGGAGACCGTGGAAAGGAGTTCTCATGTTTGGTCCTCCTGGGACGGGTAAAACTCTGTTGGCAAAAGCAGTTGCAACCGAGTGTGGTACCACCTTCTTCAACGTCTCTTCTGCTACGTTAGCTTCAAAATGGCGGGGAGAGAGTGAGCGGATGGTCAGATGCCTGTTTGATCTTGCCAGGGCATATGCTCCCAGCACAATTTTTATTGATGAGATCGACTCTCTTTGCAATTCCCGGGG GGGTTCAGGAGAGCATGAGTCATCAAGAAGGGTGAAATCGGAACTCCTAGTTCAAGTAGATGGAGTGAGCAATACAGCGACAAATGAAGATGGTAGTCGCAAAATAGTGATGGTGTTGGCAGCTACCAATTTCCCTTGGGACATAGACGAAGCTCTCAG GAGGAGGCTGGAAAAACGTATATACATCCCACTTCCAGATTTAGAAAGTCGGAAGGCTCTAATCAATATCAATCTGAGAACAGTTGAG GTGGCGAGTGATGTGAACATTGAAGATGTGGCTAGGAGAACAGAAGGGTACAGTGGAGATGATCTGACGAACGTGTGCAGGGACGCGTCAATGAACGGGATGAGAAGGAAGATAGCAGGGAAAACCAGGGATGAGATAAAGAACATGTCAAAGGACGATATCTCAAACGATCCTGTGGCTATGTGTGATTTCGAAGAGGCCATTAGGAAAGTGCAACCCAGTGTGTCTTCCTCGGACATCGAGAAACACGAGAAGTGGCTCTCTGAGTTTGGATCCGCCTAA
- the LOC106374745 gene encoding aromatic aminotransferase ISS1, translated as MGSSGMLSRRTLGTDVPVMTQIRELAAELTNPMSLAQGVVYWQPPQKALDKVKELVWDPAISSYGPDEGLPELRQALQKKLREENKLTKSAVMVTAGANQAFVNLVLALCDPGDSVVMFQPYYFNAYTAFQMTGVTNIIVGPRHPHTLYPDADWLERTLSDSKPTPKVVSLVNPGNPSGTNLPESLLKRISDICKDAGCWLIIDNTYEYFMYDGLKHCCVEGDHVVNIFSFSKTYGMMGWRLGYIAYSENLDGFAAELLKIQDNIPICASIISQRLALHALEEGAGWVTERVKGLVKNREIVKEALAPLGKENVKGGEGAIYLWAKLPEEHRDDFKVVRWLAHRHGVVVVPGCACGSPGHVRVSFGGLKEEETREAAERLRKGLEELVDIGMVE; from the exons ATGGGTTCGTCCGGGATGCTTTCGAGGAGAACCTTGGGCACAGATGTCCCCGTCATGACTCAG ATACGGGAACTAGCGGCCGAACTGACTAACCCCATGTCTCTCGCCCAG GGAGTGGTGTATTGGCAGCCTCCTCAAAAGGCCTTAGACAAGGTCAAAGAGCTTGTCTGGGATCCTGCCATTAGCTCTTATGGTCCTGATGAAGGTTTGCCTGAGCTACGCCAGGCTCTTCAAAAAAAG CTGCGTGAAGAAAACAAGCTTACCAAATCAGCTGTGATGGTTACTGCTGGTGCCAATCAG GCTTTTGTGAATCTAGTCCTTGCATTATGTGATCCGGGTGATTCGGTTGTCATGTTTCAGCCATACTACTTCAATGCCTACACGGCCTTCCAGATGACTGGAGTCACCAACATCATCGTTGGTCCTCGCCATCCACACACTCTCTATCCCGACGCAG ACTGGTTAGAGAGGACGCTCTCTGATTCTAAACCGACCCCAAAAGTTGTTAGTTTAGTGAATCCTGGTAACCCAAGCGGCACCAATCTCCCTGAATCTCTCCTTAAGAGAATTTCAGATATATGCAAAGATGCAGGGTGTTGGCTTATTATAGATAACACATACGA GTATTTCATGTATGACGGTTTAAAACATTGTTGCGTTGAGGGAGACCACGTTGTTaacatcttctccttctctaaaaCCTATGGCATGATGGGTTGGAGGCTTGGATAC ATAGCTTACTCAGAGAACTTAGATGGGTTTGCGGCAGAGCTCTTGAAAATTCAAGACAACATCCCAATATGTGCCTCCATAATATCTCAGCGACTGGCTTTACACGCGTTAGAGGAAGGTGCAGGCTGGGTAACAGAACGGGTAAAGGGTCTGGTGAAGAACAGGGAGATTGTTAAAGAGGCCCTTGCGCCGCTGGGGAAGGAGAACGTCAAGGGAGGAGAAGGGGCGATTTACCTGTGGGCAAAACTACCGGAGGAACACAGAGATGATTTCAAGGTGGTGCGGTGGCTGGCACACCGTCATGGTGTGGTGGTGGTCCCGGGGTGTGCATGTGGTAGCCCGGGGCATGTCCGTGTTTCCTTTGGAGGGTTGAAGGAGGAGGAAACGAGGGAGGCTGCAGAGAGGCTGAGGAAAGGAttagaggagctggttgacattGGAATGGTGGAATGA
- the LOC111207022 gene encoding probable glycosyltransferase At5g03795, protein MSALWGKLASEILMQNWDIALEELNRLKDIIDSKAPSETRKHFSKTIRALCNSDVKEGFVFGNDTSLPETYVRDPKKPLSNIGGKSASKRPTVAFFAGQPDHGYVRPILLSYWGNNKDPYLKIFGKLLRSKGNKNYLQFMKTSKYCICA, encoded by the exons ATGAGTGCCTTGTGGGGGAAGCTAGCATCTGAGATATTGATGCAGAACTGGGACATTGCACTTGAAGAGCTCAACCGTCTCAAGGATATTATTGACTCAAAG GCTCCATCGGAGACACGGAAGCATTTTTCGAAGACTATAAGGGCGTTGTGTAACTCGGATGTTAAAGAAGGCTTTGTCTTTGGAAATGACACATCTCTACCGGAGACATACGTTAGAGATCCCAAGAAACCACTAAGTAACATCGGTGGCAAGTCTGCGTCCAAAAGGCCAACAGTAGCTTTCTTTGCTGGTCAACCCGATCACGGGTACGTTAGGCCAATACTACTCTCTTACTGGGGTAACAACAAAGATCCTTACCTGAAAATATTCGGGAAGCTTCTGAGGTCTAAAGGAAACAAGAACTATCTTCAGTTCATGAAGACGAGCAAGTACTGCATTTGCGCTTAA